Proteins from a single region of Hermetia illucens chromosome 3, iHerIll2.2.curated.20191125, whole genome shotgun sequence:
- the LOC119652754 gene encoding larval cuticle protein A3A-like isoform X2: MSFKFVVALAFVAVANAGLLPAAQVYSAAPVVAAAAPVLAKSVDEYDPHPQYNFAYDVQDALTGDSKSQVESRDGDVVHGQYSLIDADGHKRIVDYTADPVNGFNAVVQRQPLGTAVVAKAVAPVAYSAPLVAKAVAPVAYSAPLVAKAVAPVAYSAPLVAKAVAPVAYSAPLVAKAVAPVAYAAAPVAAYPGHAIVKTSFSSPIVSYAH, from the exons ATGTCATTCAAG TTTGTTGTTGCTCTTGCCTTTGTTGCTGTCGCCAATGCAGGACTTTTGCCAGCCGCTCAAGTATACAGTGCTGCTCCCGTTGTAGCCGCTGCTGCTCCAGTCTTGGCCAAATCCGTCGATGAATATGATCCACATCCACAATACAACTTCGCTTATGATGTCCAAGATGCTTTGACTGGAGACTCAAAGAGCCAAGTTGAATCTCGTGATGGAGATGTTGTCCATGGTCAGTACTCCTTGATCGATGCCGATGGACACAAGAGAATTGTTGACTACACTGCTGACCCAGTCAATGGATTCAACGCTGTCGTTCAACGTCAACCATTGGGAACTGCTGTTGTTGCCAAAGCCGTTGCTCCAGTAGCATACAGTGCTCCTCTTGTGGCCAAAGCTGTCGCCCCAGTAGCATACAGCGCTCCCCTTGTCGCCAAGGCCGTCGCCCCAGTAGCATACAGTGCTCCCCTTGTCGCCAAGGCTGTCGCTCCAGTAGCATACAGTGCTCCTTTGGTCGCCAAGGCTGTAGCTCCAGTTGCTTATGCTGCTGCCCCAGTTGCTGCCTACCCAGGACACGCTATCGTTAAGACCTCATTCTCTTCTCCAATTGTTTCTTATGCTCATTAA